Proteins co-encoded in one Coxiella burnetii genomic window:
- a CDS encoding GNAT family N-acetyltransferase, giving the protein MINLYKPIKSNLYFTQVTKKYKETILNWFKEKHVNEFYYGEGLQNTLRNLDLYCRGIDNNGRYSFDHWIAFYDEIPFSFIMTSPVIGPYDPADNYNKWYEENRKTFTLDLLIGPKEFLSKGLAHLMIQQFILTQYANADFFIIDPEKSNSKAIHVYEKVGFKKVDEFCPPHSSTAHLMMRLNVKDLKK; this is encoded by the coding sequence ATGATAAATTTATACAAACCAATCAAATCAAACTTGTATTTTACTCAAGTGACAAAAAAATATAAAGAAACAATTCTTAATTGGTTCAAAGAAAAACATGTTAATGAGTTTTATTATGGAGAAGGCCTTCAAAACACGTTGCGTAATTTGGATTTATATTGCCGAGGAATAGATAACAACGGTCGATACTCTTTTGACCATTGGATCGCATTCTATGATGAAATACCGTTTAGCTTTATAATGACCTCCCCGGTTATCGGGCCCTATGACCCTGCTGATAATTATAACAAATGGTATGAAGAAAATAGAAAAACATTTACATTAGATCTATTAATTGGACCAAAAGAATTTCTTAGTAAAGGCCTTGCTCATCTTATGATACAGCAATTTATACTTACTCAATACGCGAATGCTGATTTTTTTATTATCGACCCAGAAAAGTCAAATTCCAAAGCCATTCACGTTTATGAGAAAGTGGGTTTTAAAAAAGTCGATGAATTCTGCCCGCCACATAGTTCTACGGCACACCTCATGATGCGATTAAACGTGAAGGATTTAAAGAAGTAA
- a CDS encoding glutathione S-transferase family protein has protein sequence MSKETQNKQNFIILWGVSISPYVRKVMVALAEKGIAYEQKEILPKVLLEATGQKVPVEFNQASPLGKIPTLQIGDYSLADSAVIAAYLDRKFSTGNQLYPRTPEAYAKARWFEQYSDTVLTDIAYHKIFLERVIKPKVLNQAVDEKRIISATTQELPAVLDYLQNSLSKNLWLAGHEFSMADVAVATQFLALEMTGFEFPKDRWARLHEYFKQIISRASFKGIA, from the coding sequence ATGTCAAAAGAAACCCAAAACAAGCAAAATTTTATTATTTTATGGGGCGTATCCATTTCACCTTATGTCAGAAAAGTGATGGTCGCGTTAGCAGAAAAGGGAATCGCTTACGAGCAGAAAGAAATATTACCGAAGGTATTACTGGAAGCGACCGGGCAAAAAGTCCCGGTTGAATTTAACCAGGCAAGTCCGTTAGGAAAAATACCTACTTTACAAATTGGTGATTATTCTCTTGCAGATTCAGCGGTGATTGCTGCTTATTTGGACCGTAAGTTTTCAACGGGCAATCAATTGTACCCCAGAACACCTGAAGCGTATGCAAAAGCGCGCTGGTTCGAGCAATATTCAGATACCGTTTTAACAGACATTGCCTATCACAAAATATTTTTAGAGCGTGTGATAAAACCAAAAGTACTTAACCAAGCAGTCGATGAAAAACGGATAATTTCGGCAACGACCCAAGAATTACCAGCTGTTTTAGATTATTTGCAAAATAGCCTTTCAAAAAATTTATGGCTAGCAGGCCATGAGTTTTCAATGGCTGATGTTGCCGTAGCCACGCAGTTTCTGGCGCTAGAAATGACGGGGTTTGAGTTTCCTAAAGATCGGTGGGCTAGATTGCATGAGTATTTTAAACAAATTATTTCCAGAGCCTCGTTTAAAGGAATAGCTTAA
- a CDS encoding leucine-rich repeat domain-containing protein, with translation MPKSINEAKRLIKEKIADSTALNREIQNLEQKHEEKEQGEQKQSGALTQAFNGARLNRDSLPKSAAQGMLYLMDLPPGCLHPILFLSGNSNSFFVSRQFAKSFYQTMFESYIADPFVRRFVSQSYIENENPNYREAVQNTYDAVMKCAALWEIKEDWSKWGRGNWERHLSSSGLYIHSVARAIVFKEDRNLVLFFEYIREEGNINSFEIPNSELPPNPFEQNPFEQQLLQNPVFPPNPFEENDTTIEEAETIRTWMRENPDTLNRVITISLWLRFLLTIPKEISLFTNLQVLEVSDCGIGFLPPEIGSLRNLKFLCLDFNAITVIPAEIGI, from the coding sequence ATGCCTAAATCTATCAATGAAGCTAAAAGATTAATTAAGGAGAAAATTGCTGATAGCACCGCATTAAATCGAGAGATACAAAATTTAGAACAGAAACATGAAGAGAAAGAACAGGGCGAGCAAAAACAGAGTGGTGCCTTAACACAGGCCTTCAACGGCGCAAGACTCAATCGTGATTCTCTTCCAAAAAGTGCAGCGCAAGGTATGTTATACTTGATGGATCTTCCACCCGGATGCTTGCACCCAATATTATTTCTCTCTGGAAATTCGAATTCATTTTTCGTGTCTCGACAATTTGCGAAAAGTTTTTATCAGACAATGTTTGAAAGCTATATAGCAGATCCATTTGTTCGTCGTTTTGTGTCACAAAGTTATATTGAAAATGAAAATCCCAATTATAGAGAGGCTGTTCAAAACACTTATGATGCTGTAATGAAATGCGCTGCTTTGTGGGAAATAAAGGAGGATTGGTCCAAGTGGGGGAGAGGCAACTGGGAGAGACATTTGTCATCAAGCGGATTGTATATCCATAGCGTTGCAAGAGCGATAGTATTTAAAGAAGACAGAAACCTTGTTCTATTCTTTGAATATATAAGGGAGGAAGGCAATATCAATAGTTTCGAAATTCCCAATAGTGAACTACCCCCAAATCCGTTCGAACAAAATCCGTTCGAGCAACAGCTGCTACAAAATCCGGTTTTTCCACCAAATCCGTTTGAAGAAAACGATACGACTATTGAAGAGGCCGAAACAATACGAACCTGGATGAGGGAGAACCCAGACACACTTAATCGCGTGATTACGATTTCTTTATGGCTGAGGTTTTTATTGACTATCCCTAAAGAAATTAGTCTTTTTACAAACTTACAAGTTCTTGAGGTTTCAGATTGCGGTATTGGATTTTTACCGCCAGAAATAGGAAGTCTTAGAAATTTGAAATTTCTTTGCCTCGATTTTAATGCGATCACTGTGATTCCAGCGGAAATTGGCATCTGA
- a CDS encoding TetR/AcrR family transcriptional regulator — MQKPDVFHQIVKVAETLIQTKGYNAFSYRDIAAQVGIKTASIHYHFPTKADLGKAVVKHHINGLSAELENLINAPKISYRNKLSLFFDRVFEITYLSERKMCLGGMLASDVLTLPDSIQQEVRDFFHQIEEWLKRLLRQGVKQGEFYLIKDVKLEAAIILSTLEGALLLARLYQDEKRLVQIKDVILARLRKV, encoded by the coding sequence ATGCAAAAACCCGATGTCTTTCATCAAATTGTAAAAGTGGCGGAAACCTTGATTCAGACTAAAGGATACAATGCTTTTAGCTACCGTGATATCGCTGCGCAGGTGGGCATTAAGACGGCCAGTATTCATTATCATTTTCCGACCAAAGCAGATTTAGGAAAGGCTGTTGTCAAGCATCACATAAATGGGCTCAGCGCAGAATTAGAAAATTTAATCAACGCACCGAAGATCAGCTATCGCAACAAATTAAGCTTATTTTTTGATCGCGTTTTTGAAATCACTTATTTATCGGAGCGTAAGATGTGCTTAGGCGGAATGTTGGCGTCAGACGTGTTAACGCTGCCCGATAGCATACAGCAAGAAGTTCGAGATTTTTTCCATCAGATTGAAGAATGGTTGAAGCGCTTGCTAAGGCAAGGGGTGAAGCAGGGAGAGTTTTACCTTATAAAGGACGTCAAATTGGAGGCGGCCATAATCTTGTCCACTTTGGAAGGAGCATTGCTACTAGCCCGTCTTTATCAGGATGAGAAAAGATTGGTGCAGATTAAGGATGTGATTCTGGCGCGCCTCAGAAAGGTGTAA
- a CDS encoding leucine-rich repeat domain-containing protein, producing the protein MTFLPPEIGQLVNLKFLDLSDNNISVLPPEFINLQRLEYLFLGDIGNFEGAENGQPIDWDNLPIGQTRYRTCCLLQ; encoded by the coding sequence ATAACTTTTCTTCCGCCAGAAATCGGGCAGCTAGTCAATTTGAAATTCCTTGATCTTAGTGATAATAACATTTCTGTTTTACCGCCAGAGTTTATTAATTTACAACGATTAGAATACTTATTCCTGGGTGATATAGGAAATTTTGAGGGCGCAGAAAATGGGCAGCCAATAGACTGGGATAATCTGCCTATCGGACAAACGCGCTATCGTACCTGTTGTTTGTTACAATAG
- a CDS encoding DUF4145 domain-containing protein: protein MKRKKDKVDVDKIQQTIEFYIDQAEKCASHGLYFSACVTYGAALEGMLLSFFLCNLTDDDEMPSLQEVRSVDLYSMIEECVSNNVFNQSKIIPEIQSNLIHDIREIRNLIHPSRRAYFCKKIDRNMYAKVKNTFDDIAEHLFYWMTGDCEIE, encoded by the coding sequence ATGAAAAGAAAAAAAGACAAAGTGGATGTTGATAAAATTCAACAGACAATCGAATTTTACATTGATCAAGCGGAAAAATGTGCATCACATGGTTTGTATTTTTCAGCGTGTGTTACATATGGAGCAGCACTTGAAGGCATGCTTTTATCTTTCTTTTTATGTAATTTAACTGACGATGACGAAATGCCTTCACTTCAAGAAGTGAGAAGTGTAGATTTATATTCTATGATAGAGGAATGTGTGTCTAATAATGTTTTTAACCAATCAAAGATAATTCCTGAAATTCAAAGTAATTTAATTCACGACATTCGAGAAATAAGAAATTTGATTCATCCTAGTAGGCGGGCATATTTTTGTAAAAAAATTGATAGAAATATGTATGCAAAGGTAAAAAATACCTTTGACGACATTGCGGAACACTTATTTTATTGGATGACCGGTGATTGTGAAATAGAATGA
- a CDS encoding Fic family protein: MSHWIWQHKDWPHFFWDEKLLSSHLSSARLVQGKLLGIIHTINQQTARQMNAFVLADQAVDTSAIEGEHLNRDSVRSSIANRLGLKQVGINKPVDRYIEGLLDMLLDATENYEQPLTLERLYGWHAALFPTGYSGIHKITVAALRKTDPMQIVSGRPGKIKVHYEAPPSKRVNKEMRIFLNWFNKKDLDGLLRAGIAHLWFELLHPFDDGNGRIGRAIIDLTLAQDEKQNVRYYSLSSAIMQDRKNYYTQLGKSCRGNMDITLWLIWFINCFKTAIHQAFELIDDITLKSRFWEKHATTELNARQIKVLNRLLDAGKKGFIGGMTTRKYTQLTKTSRTTAYRELHDLVLKKCLKPLTKKGRSAAYEIRWVNKEHKSKK; the protein is encoded by the coding sequence ATGTCTCACTGGATATGGCAACATAAAGATTGGCCTCATTTTTTCTGGGATGAAAAGTTACTTTCCTCTCATTTAAGTAGCGCCCGCCTGGTTCAAGGGAAATTGCTTGGCATCATCCACACTATCAATCAACAAACGGCACGACAAATGAATGCTTTTGTCTTGGCCGATCAAGCCGTGGACACCTCGGCCATAGAAGGTGAACACCTAAATCGTGACAGCGTTCGTTCCTCTATTGCCAATCGATTAGGTCTCAAACAAGTGGGAATAAATAAGCCGGTGGACCGATACATTGAAGGCTTATTAGATATGCTCTTAGATGCCACTGAAAATTATGAACAACCGCTAACTTTAGAGCGCCTTTATGGATGGCACGCTGCGCTCTTTCCCACTGGCTATTCCGGCATCCACAAAATCACTGTCGCCGCGCTTAGAAAAACAGATCCGATGCAAATCGTTTCAGGCCGCCCAGGAAAAATCAAAGTTCATTATGAAGCGCCCCCTTCTAAAAGGGTTAACAAAGAAATGAGAATATTTTTAAACTGGTTCAATAAAAAAGACCTTGATGGATTACTGCGCGCTGGAATAGCGCATTTATGGTTTGAGCTATTACATCCTTTTGACGATGGCAACGGACGCATTGGGCGCGCTATTATTGATTTAACCCTTGCGCAAGATGAAAAACAGAACGTGCGTTATTACAGTTTATCTTCCGCTATCATGCAAGATCGAAAAAATTATTATACCCAGTTAGGAAAAAGTTGCCGTGGCAATATGGATATTACTTTATGGCTCATCTGGTTTATAAATTGCTTTAAAACAGCCATCCACCAAGCATTTGAATTAATCGACGACATCACCTTAAAAAGTCGTTTTTGGGAAAAACATGCAACCACCGAGCTAAATGCCCGTCAAATAAAAGTATTAAACCGTTTACTCGATGCTGGAAAAAAAGGTTTTATCGGAGGCATGACAACTCGAAAGTACACGCAGCTTACCAAAACCAGTCGGACTACCGCTTACCGAGAATTACATGATCTCGTTCTCAAAAAGTGCTTAAAACCGTTAACCAAAAAAGGTCGCTCCGCAGCCTATGAAATCCGCTGGGTTAACAAAGAACATAAATCAAAAAAGTAA
- a CDS encoding NAD-dependent malic enzyme, whose product MLDITFKTDKNNKPYLETGITGKALLTIPQLNKGTAFTEEERDTFGLRGKLPNRVETLDDQVARAYLQYKSFDMQLNRNFYLNHLLDTNQVLFHRLVKNHVQEMLPTIYTPIVGNAVRAFNKRFMHPRGLYISYEDRNQIKKILNNRSHPIIDLIVVSDGEGVLGIGDQGVGAMAIPVAKLMVYTAIGGINPIRTLPILLDAGTNNEELLNDPLYLGWRHPRLSGNEYAEFIEKFIEAVQATFPQVFLHWEDFGRTNAYRNLIKYREITCSFNDDIQGTGCVALAAILAALKITRSTLPEQRIAVFGAGTAGMGITDTLFRALSQNGLSEKEARNPFWLIDRNGLLTEYSEEVTSAQQPYLRKKEEIASWKIKNPQQISLLEVIENVKPTILIGASAQSHAFDQTIVKAMAKHVEKPIIFPLSNPTDRSEAEPADLHRWSHGKALIATGSPFEDIIFDNQIFPVNQCNNYLAFPGIGLGAIAVKANRVSDNMLWSASQALSRYANESTHRLLPSIAQAQEASRQVAIAVAKTAIEEGLAKFSLDQVETLVDQQIWEPHYLSYRKR is encoded by the coding sequence ATGCTAGACATTACCTTCAAAACCGACAAAAACAACAAACCCTATCTTGAAACCGGCATCACTGGTAAAGCCTTATTAACTATCCCTCAGTTAAATAAAGGAACGGCGTTCACCGAAGAAGAACGTGATACTTTTGGATTAAGAGGGAAACTACCGAACAGAGTGGAAACGCTAGACGATCAAGTCGCTCGCGCCTACTTACAATATAAATCATTTGATATGCAGCTTAATCGCAATTTCTATCTCAATCATCTTTTGGATACCAATCAGGTCTTGTTTCATCGGTTAGTGAAAAATCACGTCCAAGAAATGCTTCCCACCATTTACACGCCTATTGTTGGCAACGCTGTTCGCGCTTTCAATAAAAGATTCATGCATCCTCGCGGTCTTTATATTTCTTACGAAGACCGAAACCAAATTAAAAAAATTCTTAATAACCGCTCTCACCCCATCATCGACCTTATCGTCGTCAGCGATGGTGAAGGCGTACTAGGCATTGGCGATCAGGGGGTCGGTGCAATGGCGATTCCTGTGGCGAAACTCATGGTTTATACCGCCATCGGTGGCATTAATCCCATTCGGACTTTGCCCATCTTGCTAGATGCAGGCACCAATAATGAAGAATTATTAAACGACCCTCTTTACTTAGGCTGGCGTCATCCGCGTTTATCCGGCAATGAATATGCGGAATTTATCGAAAAATTCATTGAAGCCGTGCAAGCTACGTTTCCGCAGGTTTTTTTACATTGGGAAGACTTCGGACGCACGAACGCTTATCGTAATTTAATTAAGTACCGCGAAATCACTTGCAGTTTTAACGATGATATTCAGGGTACCGGCTGCGTGGCTCTCGCCGCTATCTTGGCCGCATTAAAAATCACCCGCTCAACCCTACCAGAACAGCGTATCGCCGTTTTTGGTGCTGGCACAGCAGGCATGGGAATAACCGATACGCTATTTCGCGCTTTATCTCAAAACGGCTTATCAGAAAAAGAAGCCAGAAACCCATTTTGGTTAATCGATCGAAACGGCTTATTAACGGAGTATAGCGAAGAAGTAACTTCGGCTCAGCAGCCGTACCTTCGTAAAAAAGAAGAAATAGCTTCTTGGAAAATCAAAAATCCACAGCAAATTTCCTTGCTTGAAGTCATCGAAAATGTAAAACCCACTATTTTAATTGGTGCATCCGCTCAAAGCCATGCCTTTGATCAAACCATTGTAAAAGCGATGGCAAAACACGTTGAAAAACCTATTATTTTCCCTTTATCCAACCCTACTGATCGCAGCGAAGCCGAACCGGCTGACTTGCATCGATGGAGCCATGGTAAAGCTTTAATTGCGACTGGCAGCCCTTTTGAGGATATTATTTTCGACAATCAAATATTTCCCGTGAATCAATGCAATAATTATTTAGCTTTTCCCGGCATCGGGCTTGGCGCTATCGCGGTTAAAGCCAATCGCGTTAGTGACAATATGCTGTGGAGCGCTAGTCAAGCCCTCAGTCGATACGCAAACGAATCCACACACCGCTTACTGCCCAGCATCGCCCAAGCCCAAGAAGCCTCCCGCCAAGTAGCCATTGCTGTTGCAAAAACCGCTATTGAAGAAGGCCTCGCTAAATTCTCTCTCGATCAAGTAGAAACACTGGTCGATCAACAAATCTGGGAACCTCATTATTTATCTTACCGAAAAAGATAA